In Ovis aries strain OAR_USU_Benz2616 breed Rambouillet chromosome 14, ARS-UI_Ramb_v3.0, whole genome shotgun sequence, a single genomic region encodes these proteins:
- the GEMIN7 gene encoding gem-associated protein 7 — protein sequence MMQTPLATPVPVLRLPRGPDGSNRGFAPDGRRAPLKPEVPEVLEPPESREFQEQQARASLRERYLRSLLAMVGRPVCFTLHEGVQVIAHFGATDLDVANFYVSQLQTPIGVQAEALLRCSDIISYTFKP from the coding sequence ATGATGCAGACTCCGCTGGCCACTCCTGTGCCTGTGCTCCGGCTCCCCCGGGGTCCTGATGGCTCAAACCGAGGCTTTGCTCCCGATGGACGCAGAGCCCCCCTGAAACCGGAAGTCCCTGAagtcctggagcctccagaatcTCGGGAATTCCAGGAACAGCAGGCTCGAGCCTCCCTTCGGGAGCGCTACCTCCGCAGCCTGCTGGCCATGGTGGGGCGCCCGGTGTGCTTCACTTTGCACGAGGGTGTGCAGGTGATTGCCCACTTCGGAGCCACCGACCTGGACGTGGCCAATTTCTACGTGTCGCAGCTGCAGACTCCAATAGGCGTGCAGGCTGAAGCACTGCTCCGGTGTAGTGACATTATCTCCTACACCTTCAAGCCATAA